One Polaribacter sp. KT25b DNA segment encodes these proteins:
- a CDS encoding alpha-amylase family protein, with product MKKIHPYSLAVILSIIIGCTSEKVSEKKMKNPSVKKKAVVYQVFTRLFGNTNTTNKPWGTIEENGVGKFNDFTDKALSEIKDLGVTHIWYTGVPHHDVIRDYTEFGISNDDPDVVKGRAGSPYAVKDYYNVNPDLAVNVENRLEEFEALIARSHKNGLKVIIDIVPNHVARNYKSVSNPEGVVDFGADDDTSVVYDVDNNFYYNPNKEFQVPDFLNNYKPLGGENHPLSDGMFDENPSKWTGNGSRSVKPNFYDWYETVKVNYGISPEGKKDFAELPQSFENEDYKKHFEFWQDKKIPDSWIKFRDIALYWLDKGVDGFRFDMAEMVPVEFWSFMNSSIKMKNSDAFLLAEVYQPHLYRDYIKKGKMDYLYDKVQLYDTIKNIMQGRGSTDNIAKIQDDLKDIEHNMLHFLENHDEQRIASPEFAGNALKGKPAMVVSTTISTAPTMVYFGQEFGEDGSENAGFGTPSRTSIFDYIGVPTLQRWVNNKQFDGGQSTKEELALRDFYKRLLNFTIQSDALMGEYEDIHHHNRYNTEWYNDKVVSFVRYKGGEKLIIVANFNAENTYGFELGLPQNIIEKWNLKEGEYQLEDQLYQTYTSTLKVKNNKATVRVDVKPLHSFILKLKNN from the coding sequence ATGAAGAAAATACACCCTTATTCGTTAGCTGTAATTTTATCAATCATAATTGGTTGTACATCAGAAAAAGTATCAGAAAAGAAAATGAAAAATCCTAGTGTAAAGAAAAAAGCAGTTGTTTATCAGGTTTTTACGCGTTTGTTTGGGAATACAAATACCACAAATAAACCTTGGGGAACTATTGAAGAAAATGGCGTTGGTAAGTTTAACGATTTTACAGACAAAGCCTTATCAGAAATTAAAGATTTAGGGGTAACACACATTTGGTATACAGGTGTTCCTCATCATGATGTAATTCGTGATTATACAGAATTTGGGATTTCTAATGATGATCCAGATGTGGTAAAAGGTAGAGCAGGAAGTCCTTATGCTGTTAAAGATTATTACAATGTAAATCCGGATTTGGCTGTAAATGTAGAAAACAGATTAGAAGAATTTGAGGCCTTAATAGCACGTTCTCATAAAAATGGATTGAAAGTAATTATTGATATTGTACCAAATCACGTTGCTAGAAATTATAAAAGTGTTTCTAATCCAGAAGGCGTTGTAGATTTTGGTGCAGACGATGATACATCTGTGGTTTATGATGTTGATAATAACTTTTATTACAATCCGAATAAAGAATTTCAAGTTCCAGATTTTTTAAATAATTACAAACCTTTGGGTGGAGAGAATCATCCTTTGTCTGATGGAATGTTTGATGAAAACCCATCAAAATGGACAGGAAATGGGTCTCGTTCAGTTAAACCAAATTTTTACGATTGGTACGAAACTGTAAAAGTAAATTACGGAATTTCACCAGAAGGAAAAAAAGATTTTGCTGAGTTACCACAAAGTTTTGAAAATGAAGATTACAAAAAACATTTTGAATTTTGGCAAGATAAAAAAATACCAGATTCTTGGATTAAATTTAGAGATATTGCATTGTATTGGTTAGATAAAGGAGTAGATGGTTTTCGTTTTGATATGGCAGAAATGGTGCCTGTTGAGTTTTGGAGTTTTATGAATTCTTCCATCAAAATGAAAAATTCGGATGCGTTTTTATTGGCAGAAGTTTATCAACCACATTTGTACAGAGATTATATCAAAAAAGGAAAAATGGATTATTTATACGACAAAGTTCAGTTGTATGATACCATAAAAAACATAATGCAAGGTCGTGGTTCTACAGATAATATTGCTAAAATTCAAGATGATTTAAAAGATATTGAACACAATATGTTGCATTTCTTAGAAAATCACGATGAACAAAGAATTGCAAGTCCAGAATTTGCAGGTAATGCTTTAAAAGGTAAACCAGCAATGGTAGTTTCTACAACCATTTCTACTGCACCTACAATGGTTTATTTTGGACAAGAATTTGGAGAAGATGGTTCTGAAAATGCAGGGTTTGGAACGCCTTCAAGAACTTCAATTTTTGATTATATTGGCGTACCAACTTTGCAAAGATGGGTAAACAATAAGCAATTTGATGGTGGCCAATCTACCAAAGAAGAATTGGCTTTAAGAGATTTTTACAAGCGTTTATTAAACTTTACAATTCAGAGTGATGCTTTAATGGGCGAGTATGAAGATATTCATCATCATAACAGATACAACACAGAGTGGTACAATGATAAAGTTGTTTCTTTTGTACGTTATAAAGGTGGTGAAAAATTGATTATCGTTGCTAATTTTAATGCAGAAAACACCTACGGATTTGAGTTAGGTTTACCACAAAACATCATTGAAAAATGGAATTTAAAAGAGGGTGAATATCAGTTAGAAGATCAATTGTATCAAACATATACATCAACCTTAAAAGTAAAAAATAATAAGGCTACAGTTAGAGTAGATGTAAAACCATTGCATTCTTTTATTTTAAAGTTAAAAAATAATTAA
- a CDS encoding TIM-barrel domain-containing protein codes for MKNFKIIFFLLFITQISFAQNSNRIFKDVKQTENGLEINVNDGKYLLKFYSDKIVETSFIPKGEEFLNSSHAVVLEAEKVEMISVISKKESVFSTNGISVHITHKPFQITYQFKGEIVTSEKQGYYKSKHIPLDLVKGNIEYDKTEKIEFNLTNDEVLYGTGARALGMNRRGYRLPLYNRAHYGYETKSELMNFTIPLVISSKKYMIHFDNAPIGYLDLDSKKDNSLTYETISGRKTYQVIVGDSWQDLIENYTNLTGKQPLPPRWTLGNFSSRFGYHSQQETEATIDKFQEENIPVDAIILDLYWFGKTVQGTMGNLEVDKDSFPDMKGMISRLKDKGVKTILITEPFILSNSKKWKEAAEKQVLATDSVNNPAKYDFYFGNTGIVNIYKKEGKNWFWNIYKEILNFGAKGLWGDLGEPEVLPSWVNFSDKKADEIHNLYGHDWARLIFEGYQKEYPTERPFILMRAGAAGSQRFGMIPWSGDVNRTWGGLQSQPEIALQMGMQGLGYMHSDLGGFAGANLDDNLYVRWLQYGVFQPIFRPHAQEDVASEPVFRSDYAKKYAKKAIELRYKMLPYNYNLAFENNQKGMPLMRPIFFEEDDANLMTNSTTYLWGKDFLITPILKEAVKTKEIYFPKNANWFNFYYNEEKIEGGQIKTVKVKEKAIPTYVRGGSFILMSELVESTDNYKADQLELHYYLDKKENSERTYYNDDGVTANAFEKDKFEILEFEAEFEKRYLEIDFEAEFGKNWKVSEKEIKLIIHNIKYNPKKIKVDGKRVRISSKENTLTIPLKWNPKKELKIKISLK; via the coding sequence ATGAAGAATTTTAAAATAATTTTTTTCCTACTTTTTATAACACAAATTTCTTTTGCTCAAAATTCAAATAGAATTTTTAAAGATGTAAAGCAAACCGAAAACGGATTAGAAATTAATGTAAATGATGGTAAATACCTTTTAAAATTTTATTCTGATAAAATTGTTGAAACTTCATTTATTCCAAAAGGAGAAGAGTTTTTAAATAGTTCTCACGCAGTTGTTTTAGAGGCTGAAAAAGTTGAAATGATTTCTGTTATTTCAAAAAAAGAAAGTGTTTTTTCTACGAATGGAATTTCAGTCCATATCACTCACAAACCTTTTCAAATAACGTATCAATTTAAAGGGGAAATTGTAACATCAGAAAAACAAGGGTATTACAAATCCAAACACATTCCTTTAGATTTGGTAAAAGGAAATATTGAATATGATAAAACTGAAAAAATCGAATTCAATTTAACCAATGATGAGGTTTTATATGGAACAGGAGCAAGAGCTTTAGGAATGAATAGAAGAGGTTACAGATTGCCTTTGTACAATAGAGCACATTATGGATATGAAACGAAATCTGAGTTGATGAATTTTACAATTCCGTTAGTAATTTCATCAAAAAAATATATGATTCATTTTGATAATGCTCCAATTGGATATTTAGATTTAGACAGTAAAAAAGACAATTCGTTAACTTACGAAACGATTTCTGGACGTAAAACCTATCAAGTTATCGTTGGTGATTCTTGGCAAGATTTAATTGAAAATTATACCAATTTAACAGGGAAACAACCTTTGCCTCCAAGATGGACTTTAGGTAATTTTTCAAGTAGATTTGGATATCATTCTCAACAAGAAACAGAAGCAACCATTGATAAGTTTCAAGAAGAAAATATACCTGTTGATGCGATTATCTTAGACTTGTATTGGTTTGGAAAAACAGTACAAGGAACTATGGGTAATTTAGAAGTAGACAAAGATTCTTTCCCAGATATGAAAGGGATGATTTCTAGATTAAAAGACAAAGGAGTTAAAACCATTTTAATTACAGAACCATTTATTCTATCAAATTCTAAAAAATGGAAGGAAGCAGCAGAAAAGCAAGTTTTAGCAACAGATTCTGTAAATAATCCTGCCAAATACGATTTCTATTTTGGAAATACTGGAATTGTAAATATATACAAAAAAGAAGGTAAAAATTGGTTTTGGAACATTTATAAAGAAATTTTAAATTTTGGTGCAAAAGGACTTTGGGGAGATTTAGGAGAACCAGAAGTATTGCCTTCTTGGGTGAATTTTAGTGATAAAAAAGCAGATGAAATTCATAATTTGTATGGTCATGATTGGGCACGATTAATTTTTGAAGGTTATCAAAAAGAATATCCAACTGAAAGACCTTTTATTTTAATGCGTGCAGGAGCTGCTGGTTCGCAACGATTTGGAATGATTCCTTGGTCTGGAGATGTAAACAGAACTTGGGGTGGTTTGCAGTCTCAACCAGAAATTGCCTTACAAATGGGTATGCAAGGTTTGGGATATATGCACTCAGATTTAGGCGGATTTGCAGGCGCAAATTTAGATGATAATTTATATGTACGTTGGTTGCAATATGGTGTTTTTCAACCAATTTTTAGGCCTCACGCACAAGAAGATGTGGCAAGTGAACCCGTTTTTAGAAGTGATTATGCTAAAAAATATGCAAAAAAAGCCATAGAGTTGCGTTATAAAATGTTGCCTTACAATTACAATTTGGCTTTTGAAAACAATCAAAAAGGAATGCCATTAATGCGTCCTATTTTCTTTGAAGAAGATGATGCTAATTTGATGACAAATTCAACAACTTATTTATGGGGAAAAGATTTTTTAATTACACCAATTTTAAAAGAAGCTGTAAAAACAAAAGAAATTTACTTTCCAAAAAATGCAAATTGGTTTAATTTTTATTACAATGAAGAAAAAATTGAAGGTGGTCAGATAAAAACGGTTAAAGTTAAAGAAAAAGCAATTCCAACTTATGTAAGAGGAGGTTCTTTTATTTTGATGAGTGAGTTAGTAGAATCTACAGATAATTATAAAGCAGATCAATTAGAATTACATTATTATTTAGATAAAAAAGAAAATTCTGAAAGAACTTATTATAATGATGATGGGGTAACAGCAAATGCTTTTGAAAAAGATAAATTTGAAATTTTAGAATTTGAAGCAGAATTCGAAAAAAGATATTTAGAGATTGATTTTGAAGCAGAATTTGGTAAAAATTGGAAAGTTTCAGAAAAAGAAATCAAACTAATTATTCATAACATTAAATACAATCCTAAAAAGATAAAAGTTGATGGTAAAAGAGTTCGAATTTCATCTAAAGAAAATACACTTACAATTCCGTTAAAATGGAATCCCAAAAAAGAATTAAAAATTAAAATATCATTAAAATAA
- a CDS encoding alpha/beta hydrolase, which translates to MKYLSILFSIVLLFSCKQAKQEKVKEEIQKPKITAVVLDSVNLFAGKLIRIDSFPTKYITPRPVDVWLPEGYSSEKKYAVLYMHDGQMLFDETTTWNKQEWKIDEVASKLMKDGVTKDFIVVGIHNIPAIRWLDLYPEKAMNFLTKEEVERVKSFSNNDVTSEDLTGDEYLKFLVEDLKPYIDKTYSVYTNKENTFVAGSSMGGLMSMYAISQYPDVFEGAACISTHWVGAQPVENNPLPKSIFTYLEQNVPDAKTHKIYFDYGNKTLDQYYPEYAPKVDSIFLNNDYSEANFKNLFFEGTDHSEISWQNRIDIPLTFLLKK; encoded by the coding sequence ATGAAATATCTATCAATATTATTTTCAATTGTGTTGTTATTTTCTTGCAAACAAGCTAAGCAAGAAAAGGTAAAAGAAGAAATTCAAAAACCAAAAATTACTGCTGTAGTTTTAGATTCGGTCAATTTATTTGCTGGAAAATTAATTAGAATAGATTCTTTTCCAACTAAATACATAACTCCAAGACCAGTAGATGTTTGGTTGCCAGAAGGCTATTCATCAGAAAAAAAATATGCTGTTTTATATATGCACGATGGTCAAATGTTGTTTGATGAAACTACCACTTGGAACAAACAAGAATGGAAAATTGATGAGGTGGCTTCAAAATTAATGAAAGACGGAGTAACCAAAGATTTTATTGTAGTTGGTATTCATAATATTCCTGCAATTAGATGGTTAGATTTATATCCCGAAAAAGCAATGAATTTTTTAACTAAAGAAGAGGTTGAAAGAGTAAAAAGTTTTTCGAATAATGATGTAACTTCAGAAGATTTAACAGGTGACGAATATCTAAAATTTTTAGTCGAAGATTTAAAACCATACATAGACAAAACCTATTCAGTTTACACCAATAAAGAAAACACGTTTGTGGCAGGATCTTCTATGGGCGGTTTAATGTCTATGTATGCCATTTCTCAATATCCAGACGTTTTTGAAGGTGCTGCTTGTATTTCTACACATTGGGTTGGCGCGCAACCAGTAGAAAATAATCCATTACCAAAATCGATATTTACCTATTTAGAACAGAATGTTCCTGATGCAAAAACGCATAAAATCTATTTTGATTATGGTAACAAAACTTTAGATCAATATTATCCGGAATATGCACCAAAAGTGGATTCTATTTTCTTAAATAATGATTATTCTGAAGCAAATTTCAAAAACTTATTTTTTGAAGGAACAGATCATTCAGAAATTTCTTGGCAAAATAGAATTGATATTCCGTTAACTTTTTTGTTGAAAAAATAA
- a CDS encoding glycoside hydrolase family 13 protein has product MKHFRNIFLVLSVIIFISCNNTETKKDVSEVSVSNTFLERVEPLHWWVNMKNTSLQLLVKEENIGQSKPSISYPGVTIKKVNQAKSNNYLFLDLDIDATTKSGKFDITFTFDDQTTKKHTYELKQRQKTADEYEGFNSTDAIYLITPDRFTNADDSNDINQNLNETTIDRTNGYKRHGGDLQGIIKGIDYISDLGFTTVWPTPVLENNMYQGSYHGYAITDYYKVDPRFGNLSDYKNLADKLREKGMKLIMDQVANHCGLEHWWMKDLPFEDWVNHQKNYEENIKNWNNETNINSNHRRTTNQDLYASESDRKGNNEGWFVSTMPDLNQRNPFMANYIIQNSIWWIETLGLGGIRQDTYPYPDKDFMANWAGAIMEEYPNFSIVGEEWSYNPLLVGYWQKGAKNKDGYQSNLKSTMDFPMQKAIIEGINEEESWDKGLVKLYEGLANDFHYATPEDIMIFLDNHDENRMFTALEEDVVKAKMALGYMLMLPRIPQIYYGTEILMNDTANPGDHGLIRTDFPGGFKGDKINAFTGLGLTDDQKSMQNFVSKVLNYRKNSKAIQEGKTIHFAPFMNTYFLFRTKNDETVVHIINKNEKPITIDLKRYKEVGLEGKTLKNIITGEAFLWKDAIQLSEKGSVILTTKF; this is encoded by the coding sequence ATGAAACATTTCAGAAACATTTTTTTAGTCTTATCAGTAATCATTTTTATTTCCTGTAACAATACAGAAACCAAAAAAGATGTTTCTGAAGTTTCAGTTTCTAACACTTTTTTAGAAAGAGTAGAACCTCTTCACTGGTGGGTAAATATGAAAAATACTTCACTCCAGTTATTAGTAAAAGAAGAAAATATTGGGCAATCTAAACCATCAATTTCTTACCCAGGAGTTACTATTAAAAAAGTAAACCAAGCAAAAAGCAATAATTATTTATTTCTTGATTTAGATATTGATGCAACTACAAAATCAGGAAAATTTGACATCACTTTTACTTTTGATGATCAAACCACAAAAAAACACACTTACGAGTTAAAACAAAGACAAAAAACTGCAGATGAATATGAAGGTTTTAACAGTACAGATGCTATTTATTTAATTACTCCAGATCGTTTTACAAATGCTGATGATAGCAATGACATCAACCAAAACTTAAACGAAACTACTATTGATAGAACTAATGGGTACAAACGTCATGGAGGCGATTTACAAGGAATTATCAAAGGAATAGATTACATTTCAGATTTAGGTTTTACAACAGTTTGGCCAACTCCTGTTTTAGAAAATAATATGTACCAGGGTTCGTATCATGGTTATGCAATTACAGATTATTATAAAGTAGATCCTCGTTTTGGAAATTTATCTGACTATAAAAATTTAGCTGATAAATTAAGAGAAAAAGGAATGAAATTAATTATGGATCAGGTTGCAAATCATTGTGGTTTAGAACACTGGTGGATGAAGGATTTACCTTTTGAAGATTGGGTAAATCATCAAAAAAATTACGAAGAGAATATTAAAAATTGGAACAACGAAACCAATATCAATTCAAATCATAGAAGAACAACAAATCAAGATTTATACGCGTCAGAAAGCGATAGAAAAGGAAATAATGAAGGTTGGTTTGTATCTACAATGCCAGATTTAAATCAAAGAAATCCCTTTATGGCGAATTACATAATTCAGAATTCAATTTGGTGGATAGAAACTTTAGGTTTAGGCGGAATTAGACAAGACACTTATCCTTATCCAGACAAAGATTTTATGGCAAATTGGGCAGGTGCTATTATGGAAGAATATCCAAATTTTTCAATTGTTGGTGAAGAATGGAGTTACAATCCTTTATTAGTAGGTTACTGGCAAAAAGGTGCTAAAAACAAAGATGGATATCAATCTAATTTAAAATCTACAATGGATTTCCCAATGCAAAAAGCAATTATTGAGGGAATTAACGAAGAAGAATCTTGGGATAAAGGTTTGGTAAAGTTATACGAAGGTTTAGCAAATGATTTCCATTATGCTACTCCAGAAGATATTATGATTTTCCTTGATAATCATGATGAAAATAGAATGTTTACAGCTTTAGAAGAAGATGTTGTTAAAGCAAAAATGGCGTTGGGTTATATGTTAATGTTACCTAGAATTCCGCAAATTTATTACGGAACAGAAATTTTAATGAATGATACTGCAAATCCTGGAGACCATGGATTGATTAGAACAGATTTTCCTGGTGGATTTAAAGGCGATAAAATAAATGCTTTTACGGGTTTAGGTTTAACTGATGATCAAAAATCGATGCAAAATTTTGTAAGTAAAGTTTTAAATTATCGTAAAAATAGTAAGGCAATTCAAGAAGGAAAAACAATTCATTTTGCACCATTTATGAATACATATTTCTTATTCAGAACTAAAAATGATGAAACTGTAGTGCATATCATCAACAAAAATGAAAAACCAATTACTATTGATTTAAAACGTTATAAAGAAGTTGGTTTAGAAGGTAAAACTTTAAAAAATATAATTACAGGTGAAGCGTTTTTATGGAAAGATGCTATTCAACTATCAGAAAAAGGAAGCGTAATTTTAACGACAAAATTTTAA
- a CDS encoding glycoside hydrolase family 65 protein produces the protein MNQVYIQPNEWSILEEGFDAEMVKSSESLFSIGNGAMGQRANFEEEYTGPTFQGSYIDGVYYPDKTRVGWWKNGYPEYFAKVLNAPNWIGINVLVNDEKLDLHTCKEVLNFKRELNMQEGWLSRSFEAVLQNDIKIKVDTKRFLSLEFDEIGAINYSITPLSNDVSITYIPYLDAGITNEDTNWDDQFWDVLGVSQDNHQSFIEARTMKTHFYTCTFMESKLFIDNNEVTTNCVNEQSSNFTANKYQQEIKKDQTYTIHKFGGYVVDRNHDKDELVAAAKTALDKAVGLGFDALLVIQKEAWAKIWSMSDITIEGDVEAQQGIRFNIFQLNQTYLGTDASLNIGPKGFTGEKYGGSTYWDTEAYCIPFYMATKDQSVARTLLEYRYNHLEKAIENAEKLGFKNGAALYPMVTMNGEECHNEWEITFEEIHRNGAIAFAIYNYHRFTEDYSYIPEKGLEVLIGIARFWHQRVNFSTDKDKFVMLGVTGPNEYENNINNNFYTNYIAKWCIEYALENIDIVKNDHISDFIRIKEKVNITDEELASWKNVADNMYFPFSEKHNVYLQQDGFLDKELITVADLDQSQRPINQKWSWDRILRSPYIKQADTLQGFYMFEDHFSTEELERHFDFYEPFTVHESSLSPCVHSIQAAKLDRMEQAYTFYLRTSRLDLDDYNHEVEEGLHITSMAGTWMSIVEGFGGMRVVDNSLSFSPKIPKGWDSYSFKVNFRQQVITVNVSQNGTQFELEGTKEINILVNGEQVTVSPK, from the coding sequence ATGAATCAAGTTTATATACAACCAAATGAGTGGTCGATTCTTGAAGAAGGATTCGATGCAGAAATGGTAAAATCTTCAGAAAGTTTATTTAGCATTGGTAATGGTGCTATGGGACAAAGAGCAAATTTTGAAGAAGAATATACAGGTCCAACCTTTCAAGGAAGTTACATTGATGGTGTTTATTATCCTGATAAAACACGTGTTGGATGGTGGAAAAACGGTTATCCAGAGTATTTTGCAAAAGTTTTAAATGCTCCAAATTGGATAGGAATTAACGTTTTAGTAAACGATGAGAAACTAGATTTACATACGTGTAAAGAAGTTTTAAATTTTAAAAGAGAACTAAACATGCAAGAAGGTTGGTTGTCTAGAAGTTTTGAGGCCGTTTTACAAAACGACATCAAAATTAAAGTAGATACCAAACGTTTTTTAAGTTTAGAATTCGATGAAATAGGCGCAATTAATTACAGTATTACGCCTTTAAGTAACGATGTTAGTATAACCTATATTCCTTACTTAGATGCTGGTATTACCAATGAAGATACCAATTGGGATGATCAATTTTGGGATGTTTTAGGAGTTTCTCAAGACAATCATCAGTCTTTTATAGAGGCGAGAACCATGAAGACACATTTTTATACATGTACTTTTATGGAATCTAAATTATTTATTGATAATAATGAGGTAACTACAAATTGTGTTAATGAGCAATCAAGCAATTTTACGGCTAATAAATATCAACAAGAAATTAAGAAAGATCAAACATATACTATCCATAAATTTGGTGGTTATGTTGTAGATCGAAATCACGATAAAGACGAATTAGTTGCTGCAGCAAAAACGGCTTTAGATAAAGCTGTAGGTTTAGGTTTTGATGCTTTGTTAGTAATTCAAAAAGAAGCTTGGGCTAAAATATGGAGCATGTCAGACATCACCATAGAAGGAGATGTAGAAGCACAACAAGGTATCCGTTTTAATATTTTTCAATTAAATCAAACCTATTTAGGTACAGATGCTTCTTTAAACATCGGTCCCAAAGGATTTACTGGAGAAAAATACGGAGGAAGCACCTACTGGGATACAGAAGCATATTGTATTCCTTTTTATATGGCAACCAAAGATCAATCTGTAGCAAGAACTTTGTTAGAGTACAGATATAATCATTTAGAAAAAGCGATCGAAAATGCAGAAAAACTTGGTTTTAAAAACGGAGCTGCATTGTATCCAATGGTTACTATGAATGGTGAAGAATGCCATAACGAATGGGAAATCACTTTCGAAGAAATCCATAGAAATGGTGCTATTGCTTTTGCAATTTATAATTACCATCGTTTTACAGAAGATTATTCTTACATTCCAGAAAAAGGTTTAGAAGTTTTAATTGGTATTGCACGTTTTTGGCATCAAAGAGTCAACTTTTCTACAGATAAAGATAAGTTTGTAATGTTAGGTGTAACAGGGCCAAATGAATATGAGAATAACATCAACAATAATTTCTACACAAATTACATTGCAAAATGGTGTATAGAATATGCCTTAGAGAATATTGATATTGTTAAAAACGATCATATTTCTGATTTTATCAGAATTAAAGAAAAAGTAAATATTACTGATGAAGAATTGGCTTCTTGGAAAAATGTTGCTGATAATATGTATTTCCCTTTTTCTGAAAAACACAATGTATACTTACAACAAGATGGTTTCTTAGACAAAGAATTAATTACTGTTGCAGATTTAGATCAGAGCCAAAGACCAATTAACCAGAAATGGAGTTGGGATAGAATTTTACGTTCTCCTTACATAAAGCAAGCAGATACTTTGCAAGGTTTTTATATGTTCGAAGATCATTTTTCTACAGAAGAATTAGAGCGTCATTTCGATTTTTACGAGCCATTTACAGTGCACGAAAGTTCACTTTCGCCTTGTGTACACAGTATTCAGGCAGCAAAATTAGATAGAATGGAGCAAGCGTATACTTTCTATTTAAGAACGTCTCGTTTAGATTTAGATGATTACAATCACGAAGTAGAAGAAGGTTTACATATTACATCTATGGCTGGTACTTGGATGAGTATTGTAGAAGGTTTTGGAGGAATGAGAGTTGTAGATAATTCACTTTCTTTTTCGCCAAAAATTCCTAAAGGATGGGATTCTTACTCGTTTAAAGTAAACTTTAGACAACAAGTAATTACGGTTAATGTTAGCCAAAATGGAACTCAATTTGAATTAGAAGGAACCAAAGAAATTAACATTTTAGTAAACGGAGAACAAGTAACAGTATCTCCTAAATAA
- the pgmB gene encoding beta-phosphoglucomutase, giving the protein MKKGFIFDLDGVIVDTAKYHYLAWKKLANQLGFEFTEEQNELFKGVSRKRCLEILLEIGKREATQEEFDKWMIDKNVDYLEFIKNMDASEILPDVPKVLQFLKENNIPIALGSASKNAKPILEKVGLLPYFDAIVDGNHVTKAKPDPEVFLLAAKQLGVHADDCVVFEDAVAGVQAANAAKMISIGIGDKNVLTEAQFNFNDFTEISTNFIKDLIEK; this is encoded by the coding sequence ATGAAAAAAGGATTTATTTTTGATTTGGATGGTGTAATCGTAGACACCGCCAAATATCATTATTTAGCTTGGAAAAAATTAGCTAACCAATTAGGTTTCGAATTTACAGAAGAACAAAACGAACTCTTTAAAGGAGTTAGTAGAAAACGTTGTTTAGAAATTTTATTAGAAATTGGAAAAAGAGAAGCAACACAAGAAGAGTTTGATAAATGGATGATTGACAAAAATGTCGATTATTTAGAATTTATAAAAAATATGGATGCATCAGAAATACTACCTGATGTACCAAAAGTATTACAGTTTTTAAAAGAAAATAACATACCAATTGCTTTAGGATCTGCAAGTAAAAATGCAAAACCTATTTTAGAAAAAGTTGGTTTGTTACCTTATTTTGATGCAATTGTAGATGGTAATCATGTTACAAAGGCAAAGCCAGATCCAGAAGTATTTTTATTAGCCGCAAAACAATTAGGTGTTCATGCAGATGATTGTGTGGTATTTGAGGATGCAGTTGCTGGTGTACAAGCAGCCAATGCTGCTAAAATGATAAGTATTGGTATTGGTGACAAAAATGTACTTACAGAAGCGCAATTTAATTTTAATGATTTCACAGAAATCAGTACCAATTTTATTAAAGATTTAATAGAAAAATAA